AGTGAATTTTGTACGTCCTCCTTTTCCTGCCAAACGTCCTATTGCACGACTCAAATGATCACCACGAAGAGTTTTTACATCCTTTACTTCGAATGTTTCTACAAATAAATCTTCTAAACGAAGCAACGCCAACGCGTCATCCACTTCGAATCCACAAAGGAATGCTTTAACAAAATCAGCACCTTTTTGCAGATTAGATATGTCAGGTGTTTCTTCGGAAATTCTCAACTCTACCTGGATGAATAAAAAACATTACATTCAAgttgcttgaaaatattattcttgAAAAATGGTAACGGATTTATTAGACCAAGTTTCAACCGTTGTTTGATCAACATACTTACTTGTTTCGCTTTCATATTAAATCTTATTTGTAACTTCATATGTTCGACAACTGGAGTGAAAATTTTCATCCAGTGTTCTTTAAGAGATGAGTATCTAACATATTTCGGTGTCAGTttcgaattaaatatattatacggAGATAATACCTGTGTGGTGGAACCGAAATTTTCCTAGTATCACTTTTTTGTCGTTTTACACGCGGTGCTTGGAGTCTTTGCTTTGTTTCCTGCAACGGAGACTCCTCGTCAACGGGTATCGCTGTGTTATAATCTGCAGATCGCTTTGGTGCCCTTTTAGACATGGAAGGCGGTAAAAAATTATCACcatttatattttccacttccATTCTTTATTTGCTTCTTAAATGTATTGTTtactagaaaatatttaaagccttttaaatgctttaaaaacttccacaaataaaatttgacaaaaacATGTGgctgaaaatatttgtaaagaaacgtcaaatttattatttacatacacagaGAAATTGACATTCGTATATAAGATCAAAGGCATTCAAgcagttttcaaaatatatcagAATGTCTACATCTTCAATTATATTAGCATTGCTATCAAAAAGTAACTCTGCAAAGATTCTACTATGCGGAGCCGACCCCTTTCCTTATTTTCGTTACATTGTTATTATTACGTATATATATCCTCGTATTAAATGTGTCACAATGCATATCAACAATGcctaaagtaaatattttctctctacgatgaaataataaaattcattagAAGATCATAAAGTTGGGTTTTCgcaattcaaatttattataaaaagcaCAAATATAATTGAGAACAACTTAATTTTCTGTATAAGCGAACAATATGCCCAGCATATcacatagaaattaaaattttttataaataattttggttAAAAACTTCATAAATTAAATCTTGAATAGATCTCACAAATAATCAGCCGCGAATTTAGTTCGCAACTAAAGCAACCTATTTCAGCTGCTgtgcacatatttttaaaataagtccACACGGCGCTAGCCgctagttaaaaaataattttgaatttaatttaaaagtaagtttaacgaatatattgtaaatatatactactggaaataaataaatatttaatggtaCGTGGAACTAGGTCAAACTAGTCACCTAAACGTAAAATCGAGTGTCAAGAATCGATGCTTGATCGTTTTCGGAAGGTCGACTCCGAAAAACCGATTATTTGATGAGAAAACTCGACTATCGAGTAGAATCGGAAACGAGTTTGCCATCGCTATGCCACAGTGAATGCATTTGTTTGGCTTTAGTGGGAAACGTTTTAAAGTTTTTCCTTTATCTtgttaaacaataaattttaatggaAGAACACAAATTAGAGGAATTGCGTAGCAAAAACTTCAGTCAGATTAAATCTATATTGACCGAATTTAATTCAAAAGTAAGTACAAATAATGATAGATatgattatatgtatgtatatagagtataaaatctaaattaaattccatacaaaaacaaaactctcatgtcaatatttttttttattattattttaactgtTTAGAATGATGACCTTTTCAATTTTTCGGCTTTCCATGTAGATGGGCGCTGGCATGCTATGTGGCGTGCACTCTTCGACATACTTAATGATGATAGCTTACAGGACTTGCATGATCTAACTTTAAATAGTGTCCGTATCCTCACAAGAGACAAATGTAGTTTACAAACAGAAGATTTAGAAGAAGATGTATCTTGTCTTCTTAAATTAGCTCACTTGGAGCATCCTGAAGCTGTAGAAGTGTCTGATGATACCGAGCCAACTGGTTGTGAGTCGAGTATGATTGACATTGATTCAGACGGATTAGCAGTTCAAAATGTTAATGTACATTGGAGTGGTAGCACAACCCGAGTTGTAGTTGAGTCTCTTAAATGTCTGTGTAATTTAGTATACCAATGTGCAGATCGCCGTCGCCAATGCGTAAAATCTAACATAACAGATGCTATTCTAAAGCGGATCGCATCATCTGTACAACATCCACCTTCAGTTGAATATTTTGATatgaaattgttatttttgataACAGCAATGGAGCCAGCAACACGTACACGTGTACAAATTGATTTAAATGGAGTCGCTTACATGACTGAATGGCTTGATGAAAAACTTGTAGAAAAAGATGCTAGTGATGAGCATATGGATTTATTATGTGAGATGCTAAAAGTAATGTTTAATATTACTACAAATTCTGACAGAAGcccaaatgaaaatgaaattcaGAGTCGACATTTAACTGGTGTCCTACGAAAGTTGCTATTGAATTTCGGTGATCTAAGGAATGAGCGAGAGCGTAGCATAATTATGCACGCCATCAACCTTTTGACAAACATTTCTGGTAGTTGTTTGACAGAGTTGATAATGAAGAGTGAATCAGGTGGTCCAGCCACATCTTCTATATTAATTTATGAAGGATACAATGTACGTGCATTAGAAATAATTACGAGGTATTTAAAAGTGATATTAGATGAACAGGAAAAAGCTGCAACATCTAATGAGCTAATTTCTCCAGTTCTAACATTGCTAGTCAAGTGTGCACGAAGTGATAAGATTTTGCGACACTATATCAGAAGTGTAGTATTACCCCCATTACGGAATGTTTATACACGACCCGAAGTGGGAAATGAACTACGAAATCACTTATGTCGGTTTTTAACTTTACCAGAAATGATGTTGCGTGATTTATCTACAGAGTTACTTTTTGTGtgctgtaaagaaaatgtatCTCGCATGATAAAACATACAGGGTACGGTAACGCTGCTGGCTTATTTGCAAAGCGTGGTCTCCTAGGGGGTCGGCACGTCGAAAACACTGATTATTCTTCAGATAGCGAGGACAGCGATACAGAGGAGTATAAACAAGTACAACATAACATCAATCCGGTTATTGGATGTTATGAGGCTCCGAAAAAGAGTCCTCTCGAAGGTATGTCTGAGGAGCAGAAGCAATATGAGGCCATGCAGCTTGTAAATCTAATGGACAAATTACACAAAACGGGAGTGGTACAACCATGTCGTATTGGTGAGGATGGCAAACCACAGCCAGTAGATCATATTTTACAATTGCAGGAGGAATTACCTCAACAACAAGCGGATCAGAAACGTAAAACATAAATTACACCTGTATGTTTAGCAAGATTTTAGTAAACTACAAATGATACAAAGccaatttcaaataaatgataaatattgaaagtcgaattttaatttgtaaacgcgaataatacatttatattttagttgcGTTTTTACTCTTATAGccgtattataaaaaaacattaaatgttaattacataaccaaagattttttatgtattacatattatatagaaaaatttatacttatatgtgtgttttaataaataagcatttaagtTTCATCccgcataccggattaaaaaataaaaataaatcccaAATAAATCCCAACCAccctattgaaaaataaaacaaacattttaatcttgagaatattaaaaaaaatttggcttttatttaccattttttcgcgttcattcagatcaaaaagtaatattttcgatttttaatcccaaacgtCTTGGaccaacatcgggattaaaaaatgaaaaagtaatttttaattccaaatttttgaattaaaaaatgcgCAAGTCGGCCAacgcttaatttaattttccataCCCTTCTGGtatggttttttcggttttttggaTTTTGGCTTTTTTGGTTTCAGCTCaattttggagcgccatttgcTAGATTGGTTGATAGCTCCGACGTCATATATAAATCCATTTCTCGTCAGCAGTAATGATGTGTTTGATAAACCGTTTCCACGACATTCGGGTCTACGTAagcggaacggacccggattttatcagGCCAAGGCGTTTGATGAATATAGGGCCCTCAGCTTCGTTGCCAATCATTTTTTTTGCGGACAGTCGTCAAATAGCGTCGATTTtgtaaaagattcaggtctCTGGGTACGAGTCTTTCATTAACgtgtttcatgcccaaaacattaaacaaaatatgttcagtcgatccataagaggtTTTGAGATCTCTGCTATCTTCACCATgaagattttcaagcactgtttctttaactttttcgatgttatcgtcattaagagATGTGAATAGACGAcgcgcatgaggcaagttttcgatgacccTTCGATCATCATTTAGTGCTTTGTGTCAATCTAATAATTGTTTGTCATAAAGTAGGGTTTTCCAAAACACAATCGTGAAAATTCATTCTGGCCGATAGATAGCGGGGTTTAAGAGTGGTTATTTATACCAGaaagatcaggatgacgagacgagttgggTTCCGGATGTATGACCTTTAAATCACATATACTACAAAAAATTAGTATCGTTAATCTAACagattttatgccgaatatatcggtcaatgtctgtgttatgttaataatattgaCGTTACAACCGAATATTAAAGACCGCATTGGGAAAGGCCCCACTTCTCGAGGATTAATcgtttatttctaaaataaaaacttttcaaattcaaaaaacaaatactaaCTTAATTAGAAAAAGTGTTTGTgcacagaatataatagttaagTTAAACTAACGGCAGACAAATGATGCTCAAAGTAGGGATATGTGTAGTTTTATgtactaatttaaaaaactacaaaaatttcGTGTGAACATAACCTTTACCGTATTACTAAATGACTTGAAGTGAAAGCGGATAATAGCCATGGTTAGAtgctttaattgaaaattagttGGCAACAGGATGCTGCAGAAAgccgattattaaaatttacagaAAGCCATATACCGAATTTGAAAATCTCCGTACATATGTCCGACTATTCCGAAAATTTACTGAAATTAAGGGACACATTTTCACGATAACAGTGTGGTCTGGAgctaaaaaaacataaattcggTTCCGCATCTTCATATCTAATGTAATTACCACATTTTCGTTAATTTGGTTATTTTGTAAGATCAATATTTACCAGGATAAAacccttttaaaaaaaattatcgtagTATCTTGAACATACTGTATTTCCGtaccaaaaattattgtaatcgGTCCCTGAATTACAATACATTGctccatacacatacatacataatataatgtTGTTTGTTGTTCAAGGTGACTTTATACCTACATTACTTATCTTAAATATCTTAACAAATTATGTGAAGATGATCACATTTgcctataatttttttaactcgcAGGAGTATTTAATGATGTTTGTAAAATTTCTTAGAAGCCGAACCAAATTCACCCTTCCTTTTCACCTGCCTTGCTTGATTCTTCAAAATCTTTATACATAATTGTTATGTTTACTTTACTCATGATCTGTATCAAAAGATAATAAGACCTTTAAtaagaaaagataaaaaatgatcaatatacatatgtagttcttTAAAATATTCAGTGAATATACAcactcatacaaatatattttaattggaTATATACAGGTTagtacatataggtatgtataggCAGTTGCCATTACACGTACATAAAAACTCTCATTTAATAACTTAGATAAAATGGCAGTTATTCTAGCATAGAATAGTAAAATCAATATCATTGACAATTTGTTAATGTGTGCTTCGTTAAGTGGCTACTATTTTGGGGTGGTCGCGCTATGAATTTCGACATCGGTCTGCCGTTGCGGTGAATATTGTGTGTAGGCTGTTGATGCGACTGATGAATTTTTGATATGTTAGAGTGTACTTGAAACGACGGATGTTTGTTATCTATCAATACGTCTTTATTCGACATTTTCGTCGATCGGTCTACAATATATTCCTCCCCTTCGTTTTCAGCTGTAACTATAGGTACAGCTCCAACGTTGAGAGTACCATTAAAAATCGCTGAATTAATGCcatttttacttccaaaatcACGAGTTACCTTGGCAAGCAGATCATAATAGggattttgttttgtattgcacacattttgttgtatttgctgTTGATGTCTATTGTTTTTGACATCGGATTTCGTTGGTTCGAGGTATGCCTGTTGCAGAGTATGGGGACGAGTATGCTGTATTTGATTATTAGTTGCGTTTCGAAGGTTATTACGAATTTGACTTTGAATCTGACTATTGCCCTTATTATGCTTTTGTGGCGATTTTTGATGCGTATAACTAAATGTTTCTTTACAAAAAGACTTTACTTCTTTCTTgtatttttctatttcttcCTCTAATTTTTTCAATCGTTTTTCATAACATAATCGATCATTTCCTCTGACTATGTTTTCAGTAGACTTCGTCAGACCACTGACAATGGTATTCGTTACGTCCGATTTTGAGTTCCGAACATATGAAGACTTCTTTAAAAATGGCGCGCTGTCATTGTTGTATGGATCCTGAACTTCTATGTAAGATTGTTCATAGTCGATATCTGGATAAGCAAAACTGCTATCTTGCTGCCGGCATTCTAATTTTTGCTGGctagaatatttattttgttgataCTGAAGAAGGTGAGTTGATTGCTCTGGTTTGCTCTTTTGTTCACCTTTACATATCAACGACGAGCTACGGTGTTGTCGGCGAGTGCTATCCACTTTTTTTAGTGCCCCACTGGGGGATGTAGTCTGTCTACCTACTAAATCTCCCAATTGTCCTCCTATACCCAATTTACCATCTGGGAGACTAGTGTAGCCAGCATCTATGGAATGCCGTTTGTCAATAACATTTACGGGAAAATGATCATCATAGCTTCCATGTACTTTTAAGTGCTTCTTATCTTTTACAACTTCTACTGTTTGCTGTGCAAAGTATTTAGAATGTGTTTTGCCGGACTTGCGTTTAGCATTAGGAGATATGGTAGTTAATTTTTTAGTGGGTTTACCGTTTATACTGGGCACGCTGATAGATGGTTGTGTTTCGCTTTCGTGTTTTTCCGGTCGAGTTAAATACTtatcttttgaaatatatttgtcCTCTGAGATTTTGCCTTGCTTAGTCTTATGAGGTTTCTTTAATGTATCAGTCTTGTCGTAGGGTGTTGAAATCTTGTGATCTCTGTACATATAACGAGATATCTAGTTAGGTAAACATATGTATTCAAGCAATTTTGGCGTTACTTACTTTTGATTTATGTTGAAACTCTTAACAATTGTTGTCGTTTGCCGTTTGTCTGGTTTTTCGTTGTTATGttgaacaatttcatataacttTGACCGATATTCAGGTACAGTTAGACGCACATCATCGCGGAATGGTGGCAAAATATCCACACTCAATTCAATTTCTGGTATAGAGTTGCGAAATCTTTGGTGTTTTTAAAAGAGATacctgttttataaaaaatcggtTTAAAGGATAAATTGGTCTTTCAGACCACCTTACTTTTCTACATATGGATGGCCCAGGGCTTGTTTTGCTGTAAGCCGAGCCAAGGGATCTAAGACTAATAATGATTTGACCATATTTAAAGCATCTTCTGGAGCATCAGACATCATTTCATTTAATGATGTTTTCCTGTTAAGCACacagtcaaatgaaaaaaatatgcaatgtaCATAAACATTTGTactgtgtattttttatttcaaatgcaCCTTTCACGTGAAATCTGTTTGCTAAGAAGTACCGATCCGAAACCAGCTCCTACTGCTTTAACGTCGTGATCTGTTATT
The sequence above is drawn from the Bactrocera oleae isolate idBacOlea1 chromosome 5, idBacOlea1, whole genome shotgun sequence genome and encodes:
- the ric8a gene encoding synembryn isoform X2, with the translated sequence MWRALFDILNDDSLQDLHDLTLNSVRILTRDKCSLQTEDLEEDVSCLLKLAHLEHPEAVEVSDDTEPTGCESSMIDIDSDGLAVQNVNVHWSGSTTRVVVESLKCLCNLVYQCADRRRQCVKSNITDAILKRIASSVQHPPSVEYFDMKLLFLITAMEPATRTRVQIDLNGVAYMTEWLDEKLVEKDASDEHMDLLCEMLKVMFNITTNSDRSPNENEIQSRHLTGVLRKLLLNFGDLRNERERSIIMHAINLLTNISGSCLTELIMKSESGGPATSSILIYEGYNVRALEIITRYLKVILDEQEKAATSNELISPVLTLLVKCARSDKILRHYIRSVVLPPLRNVYTRPEVGNELRNHLCRFLTLPEMMLRDLSTELLFVCCKENVSRMIKHTGYGNAAGLFAKRGLLGGRHVENTDYSSDSEDSDTEEYKQVQHNINPVIGCYEAPKKSPLEGMSEEQKQYEAMQLVNLMDKLHKTGVVQPCRIGEDGKPQPVDHILQLQEELPQQQADQKRKT
- the Erk7 gene encoding mitogen-activated protein kinase 15, whose translation is MTTKSKTQQEKHKMSEIDENISKIFDIKKRLGKGAYGIVWKALDKRTNETVAVKKIFDAFRDETDAQRTFREIVFLKAFRNHPNVIRLLTVYRASNNLDIYLIFEYMESDLHNIIKKGTILKDIHKRYVMYQLINAIKYIHSGNVIHRDLKPSNVLIDSKCRCKLADFGLARSVSNRPMRDGNDMTSDHAIEPILTDYVATRWYRAPEILVASKRYTKGIDMWSLGCILGEMIRGKPLFQGSSTVNQIERIVTALPEITDHDVKAVGAGFGSVLLSKQISRERKTSLNEMMSDAPEDALNMVKSLLVLDPLARLTAKQALGHPYVEKFRNSIPEIELSVDILPPFRDDVRLTVPEYRSKLYEIVQHNNEKPDKRQTTTIVKSFNINQKDHKISTPYDKTDTLKKPHKTKQGKISEDKYISKDKYLTRPEKHESETQPSISVPSINGKPTKKLTTISPNAKRKSGKTHSKYFAQQTVEVVKDKKHLKVHGSYDDHFPVNVIDKRHSIDAGYTSLPDGKLGIGGQLGDLVGRQTTSPSGALKKVDSTRRQHRSSSLICKGEQKSKPEQSTHLLQYQQNKYSSQQKLECRQQDSSFAYPDIDYEQSYIEVQDPYNNDSAPFLKKSSYVRNSKSDVTNTIVSGLTKSTENIVRGNDRLCYEKRLKKLEEEIEKYKKEVKSFCKETFSYTHQKSPQKHNKGNSQIQSQIRNNLRNATNNQIQHTRPHTLQQAYLEPTKSDVKNNRHQQQIQQNVCNTKQNPYYDLLAKVTRDFGSKNGINSAIFNGTLNVGAVPIVTAENEGEEYIVDRSTKMSNKDVLIDNKHPSFQVHSNISKIHQSHQQPTHNIHRNGRPMSKFIARPPQNSSHLTKHTLTNCQ
- the ric8a gene encoding synembryn isoform X1, encoding MEEHKLEELRSKNFSQIKSILTEFNSKNDDLFNFSAFHVDGRWHAMWRALFDILNDDSLQDLHDLTLNSVRILTRDKCSLQTEDLEEDVSCLLKLAHLEHPEAVEVSDDTEPTGCESSMIDIDSDGLAVQNVNVHWSGSTTRVVVESLKCLCNLVYQCADRRRQCVKSNITDAILKRIASSVQHPPSVEYFDMKLLFLITAMEPATRTRVQIDLNGVAYMTEWLDEKLVEKDASDEHMDLLCEMLKVMFNITTNSDRSPNENEIQSRHLTGVLRKLLLNFGDLRNERERSIIMHAINLLTNISGSCLTELIMKSESGGPATSSILIYEGYNVRALEIITRYLKVILDEQEKAATSNELISPVLTLLVKCARSDKILRHYIRSVVLPPLRNVYTRPEVGNELRNHLCRFLTLPEMMLRDLSTELLFVCCKENVSRMIKHTGYGNAAGLFAKRGLLGGRHVENTDYSSDSEDSDTEEYKQVQHNINPVIGCYEAPKKSPLEGMSEEQKQYEAMQLVNLMDKLHKTGVVQPCRIGEDGKPQPVDHILQLQEELPQQQADQKRKT
- the l(1)G0004 gene encoding RNA-binding protein pno1; the protein is MEVENINGDNFLPPSMSKRAPKRSADYNTAIPVDEESPLQETKQRLQAPRVKRQKSDTRKISVPPHRYSSLKEHWMKIFTPVVEHMKLQIRFNMKAKQVELRISEETPDISNLQKGADFVKAFLCGFEVDDALALLRLEDLFVETFEVKDVKTLRGDHLSRAIGRLAGKGGRTKFTIENVTKTRIVLADSKIHILGSYQNIQLARRAICNLILGSPPSKVYGNLRSVASRLSERM